The following are from one region of the Synechococcus sp. CBW1108 genome:
- a CDS encoding IS5 family transposase — MLQLEAGTNPSHPLRRIRKLADQALDRLNPTFCALYAAEGRPSVPPEQLLLASLLQAFYGIRSERLLLEQLNYNLLFRWFVGLSPDDLIWHPTTFTKNRERLLNDQVMGTFLKKLMAAPEIKPLLSDEHFSVDGTLLQAWASHASLERIDGQDDPLPPPSGPGEGFGAPKGEKKRAKGDFRGIKLSNQTHRSSTDPDALLCRKSNAHPALPSYRGHVLMDNRHALIVDCRVTQAVGTGERDAAKDMAAAIPGAHQKTLGADKNYDTRGFVVQMRRRGVTPHVAQNTARPGGSAIDVRTTRHKGYAKSINARRGIEKVFGWIKQWGGLRQFKVRGTENVNAVFGLHVIAYNLIRLGNLLKPAMAAA, encoded by the coding sequence ATGCTGCAGCTGGAGGCGGGCACCAACCCCAGCCACCCGCTGCGGCGGATCCGGAAACTGGCGGATCAGGCCCTCGATCGACTCAATCCCACCTTCTGTGCGCTCTACGCCGCAGAAGGCCGACCCTCGGTGCCGCCCGAGCAGTTGCTCCTGGCCTCGTTGCTGCAGGCGTTTTACGGCATCCGCTCGGAGCGGTTGCTGTTGGAGCAGCTCAACTACAACCTGCTGTTCCGTTGGTTTGTGGGGCTGAGCCCGGATGATCTGATCTGGCACCCCACCACATTCACCAAGAACAGGGAGCGGCTGCTCAATGACCAGGTGATGGGAACGTTCCTGAAGAAGCTGATGGCGGCTCCCGAGATCAAGCCCCTGCTCAGTGATGAGCACTTCTCCGTCGATGGCACGCTGCTGCAGGCCTGGGCGTCGCATGCATCTCTGGAGCGGATCGACGGGCAGGACGATCCACTGCCACCACCGTCAGGCCCCGGTGAGGGCTTTGGTGCTCCCAAAGGCGAAAAGAAGCGTGCCAAAGGCGACTTCCGCGGCATCAAGCTCAGCAACCAGACCCATCGCTCCAGCACCGATCCCGACGCGCTCCTGTGCCGGAAATCCAATGCCCACCCGGCACTTCCCAGCTACCGGGGGCATGTGCTGATGGACAACCGCCATGCCCTGATCGTGGACTGCAGGGTGACACAGGCCGTGGGCACTGGGGAGCGGGATGCCGCCAAAGACATGGCTGCTGCCATCCCCGGTGCCCACCAGAAAACCCTTGGTGCCGACAAGAACTACGACACCCGGGGCTTTGTCGTCCAGATGCGGCGGCGTGGCGTGACACCGCACGTGGCGCAGAACACAGCTCGGCCTGGTGGTTCTGCGATCGATGTCCGCACCACTCGCCACAAGGGCTACGCCAAGTCGATCAACGCCCGCCGCGGCATCGAGAAGGTGTTTGGTTGGATCAAGCAGTGGGGCGGGCTGCGCCAATTCAAAGTGCGCGGCACTGAGAACGTCAATGCGGTGTTTGGCCTGCATGTGATCGCCTACAACCTGATCCGGCTGGGCAACCTGCTCAAGCCAGCGATGGCAGCGGCATGA
- a CDS encoding IS5 family transposase, with amino-acid sequence MSGSLQLGFSDYEQVYAKKKTRRQIFLDEMEATIPWNNFHALIRPVYHQPSAKGGRPPFPLEVMLRIHLLQQWFTLSDPLMEEMLIDTPCFRRFVGIDMVSERIPDETTILNFRHLLEEHGIGEQIFEAVKQALKDQGALLQEGTILDATIIHAPSSTKNKKCERDPEMHSVAKGNQWFFGMRCHIGVDAASGLVHSVVSTAANVHELNTATERLHGEEKMVYGDSGHLGIEKREEFADSPCQFRIAMRPGQRRALPDTAEGRLEDLFETAKAHLRAKVEHPFRVIKRQFGFQKTRYRGIKKNDHKLKMLFALANLYKIRQRRPATA; translated from the coding sequence GTGAGCGGATCACTTCAGCTGGGGTTCAGCGATTACGAGCAGGTCTACGCCAAGAAGAAGACGCGGCGGCAGATCTTCCTCGACGAGATGGAAGCGACGATCCCCTGGAATAACTTCCATGCACTGATCCGTCCGGTTTACCATCAGCCATCTGCCAAGGGAGGCAGGCCGCCGTTTCCGTTGGAGGTGATGCTGCGCATTCACTTGCTGCAGCAGTGGTTCACGCTGTCGGATCCGTTGATGGAGGAGATGCTGATCGACACCCCCTGTTTCAGGCGCTTTGTGGGGATCGACATGGTCTCTGAGCGGATTCCAGATGAGACCACGATTCTGAATTTTCGTCATCTGCTCGAGGAGCACGGAATCGGCGAGCAGATTTTCGAGGCGGTCAAGCAGGCGCTCAAGGATCAAGGCGCCCTGCTGCAGGAGGGGACGATCCTCGATGCCACGATCATCCACGCCCCCAGTTCCACCAAGAACAAGAAGTGTGAACGGGACCCGGAGATGCACTCGGTGGCCAAGGGGAACCAGTGGTTTTTCGGCATGCGTTGCCATATCGGAGTGGATGCGGCCTCAGGCTTGGTCCACTCCGTGGTCAGCACCGCCGCCAATGTGCATGAACTGAACACCGCCACCGAGCGGCTGCACGGCGAGGAGAAGATGGTCTACGGAGATTCAGGCCATCTCGGCATTGAGAAGCGCGAGGAATTCGCAGACAGTCCGTGCCAGTTCCGGATCGCCATGAGGCCAGGCCAGCGCCGTGCGCTACCCGATACGGCGGAGGGAAGGCTGGAGGATTTGTTTGAGACGGCCAAAGCTCACCTGCGAGCCAAGGTGGAACATCCCTTTCGGGTGATCAAACGACAATTCGGCTTCCAGAAGACGCGCTACCGAGGCATCAAGAAGAACGATCACAAGCTCAAGATGCTGTTCGCCCTGGCCAACCTCTACAAGATCAGGCAACGAAGACCAGCAACAGCATGA
- a CDS encoding alpha/beta hydrolase, which yields MTFHKCRRRALKAALLGAGVLTALLAGTPVLALEEVLIEIPLLETTVRVSLNELGGAEKLQQGSSDLAELDRATDGAVGRQVRSLLLQPVPLSLRQVADGSVGSPLLEQAMLVISSLGTVEGRSTDLSGRTLRDALLRASAQGEPTLLSLMQAIPGQRVTLNLGRARAIVSRMAHQRQQAEALLASTTATTAAPATPQAPVAAASSRDD from the coding sequence ATGACCTTCCACAAGTGCCGCCGTCGTGCTCTGAAGGCCGCCCTGCTCGGTGCCGGGGTGCTGACCGCTCTGTTGGCGGGGACCCCGGTTCTGGCCCTAGAGGAGGTGCTGATCGAGATTCCTCTGCTGGAAACCACCGTCAGGGTGAGCCTCAATGAGTTGGGTGGTGCTGAGAAACTGCAACAGGGAAGCAGTGATCTGGCGGAGCTGGATCGTGCCACCGATGGCGCCGTCGGGCGTCAGGTGCGGAGCCTCCTCCTGCAGCCCGTTCCACTGAGCCTCCGGCAGGTGGCCGATGGTTCCGTGGGCTCCCCCCTGCTGGAACAAGCGATGTTGGTGATCTCCTCGCTCGGCACGGTGGAGGGACGCTCCACGGACCTGAGCGGACGCACGTTGCGGGACGCGCTGCTTCGGGCGTCAGCCCAGGGGGAACCCACTCTGTTGAGCCTGATGCAAGCGATCCCAGGTCAGCGTGTGACCCTCAATCTCGGCCGCGCCCGCGCCATCGTCAGCCGGATGGCGCACCAACGGCAGCAGGCGGAGGCTCTCCTCGCCAGCACAACGGCAACAACAGCCGCCCCTGCAACTCCCCAGGCGCCGGTGGCTGCGGCCAGTTCGCGCGATGATTGA
- a CDS encoding DUF302 domain-containing protein: MTPRLGLRRLFLICVLFLATACSRDNESISESRYVEPDRLYQALANNVRTNPEFEVIVDIDHSRRAAEAGSSMPPAHVLIWSDPELEAAILRNNPRAGVDLPLRALAFEDQSTGRAAVITNTYDYVARRYSLPEDAGVRTRYEAAIAKAVRGIPDSSVARFPSDAMPDAGLVTLQSTHDFEATERRIQGTIDAQSDAVTFARVDFAARAKEHGVVLNPTALILFGAPGPGGKAMESAPTMGLDAFCQKILIWQDNSGTVHVTFNDLLALADRQKISVGLPLRLINRRLKKTLSEALGNP; the protein is encoded by the coding sequence ATGACACCCAGACTCGGCCTGCGCCGATTGTTCCTGATCTGCGTCCTATTTCTGGCTACAGCATGTTCCCGCGATAACGAGAGCATCTCGGAAAGCCGTTACGTCGAGCCAGACAGGCTGTACCAGGCTCTTGCAAATAACGTCCGGACGAATCCGGAGTTCGAGGTAATCGTGGACATCGATCACTCCCGGCGTGCCGCGGAGGCTGGCTCATCGATGCCGCCGGCCCATGTGCTGATCTGGTCTGATCCGGAACTGGAGGCTGCGATCCTGCGAAACAACCCGCGCGCGGGCGTCGACTTGCCGCTGCGAGCGCTCGCGTTCGAGGACCAGAGCACGGGCAGGGCTGCCGTGATTACCAACACCTACGACTATGTGGCACGTCGCTATTCGTTGCCCGAGGATGCGGGCGTCCGAACGCGCTATGAGGCCGCAATTGCCAAGGCCGTGAGGGGAATTCCAGATAGCTCGGTAGCGAGGTTTCCCTCTGACGCAATGCCGGACGCAGGGCTGGTCACTCTCCAGAGTACGCATGACTTTGAGGCAACCGAGCGGCGAATCCAAGGCACGATTGACGCTCAATCGGACGCGGTGACCTTCGCCAGAGTCGATTTTGCCGCCCGCGCGAAGGAGCATGGCGTCGTCTTGAATCCAACAGCCCTGATTCTGTTCGGCGCGCCGGGACCCGGTGGGAAGGCGATGGAGTCGGCACCGACAATGGGTCTCGATGCCTTTTGTCAGAAGATTCTGATCTGGCAGGACAATAGTGGCACCGTTCACGTGACCTTCAATGACCTACTGGCTCTTGCCGACAGACAGAAGATTTCAGTTGGATTACCGCTTCGGCTCATTAATCGTCGGCTGAAGAAGACCTTGTCAGAAGCCCTAGGGAACCCCTGA
- a CDS encoding alpha/beta fold hydrolase, whose protein sequence is MNCHLRLAGRLGSALIATLMASAPARALEEVVIEIPLLETRFTVRLDELQSPEALRQGNSDLAELDRATGGAAGRQLRELLLQPVPLSVKQVADGSVGSPLLEQAMLVIASLGTVEGRTTDLSGRTLNEALLRASANGEPTLLSLMQAIPGQRVTLNLGRARQIVTRMAGQRQQAEALLATTTAAALPAGTTNGPGVAVNRRLASLQVPHRPQPLEVMVIEPASGANGRLVLISHGLWDKPTSFEGWGTLLSSRGYTVVLPRHPGSDSSQQEAVLAGQAPPPGPEELALRPQDLSGVLDAVLAGRLGFARPVDAERVVVLGHSWGATTALQVAGVRPTDSSLRQRCSNVDDPDRNLSWTLQCSWLKGAQNAALRDPRVIAVGAVSPPVSLLFPRGSGGELSGRVLLVSGSRDWVVPPDPEAIQPMRWGKTLGNQLVLVQDGDHFNLRPGQNSAGGAVGPLLLAWTEAAFAAGPAVRPSPGAAPLLTGQAWGNADLPMADVTSRLASP, encoded by the coding sequence ATGAACTGCCACTTACGCCTGGCCGGACGGCTTGGAAGCGCACTGATCGCCACCCTGATGGCTTCGGCCCCGGCTAGGGCCCTAGAAGAGGTGGTGATTGAGATCCCCCTGCTGGAGACCCGTTTCACAGTACGCCTGGATGAACTGCAGTCCCCTGAGGCCTTGCGCCAGGGCAACAGTGATCTGGCCGAGCTGGATCGCGCCACCGGTGGCGCCGCAGGTCGCCAGCTCAGGGAGCTGTTGCTCCAGCCAGTGCCCCTCAGCGTGAAACAGGTGGCCGATGGTTCGGTGGGCTCGCCCCTGCTCGAGCAGGCCATGCTCGTGATCGCCTCGCTCGGCACGGTGGAGGGGCGCACGACCGACCTCAGCGGGCGGACGCTGAATGAAGCCCTGCTGCGGGCCTCCGCGAACGGCGAGCCCACCCTGCTGAGCCTGATGCAGGCGATCCCCGGTCAACGGGTGACGCTCAATCTCGGCCGCGCCCGTCAGATCGTCACCCGGATGGCGGGGCAACGGCAGCAGGCTGAAGCGCTGCTCGCCACCACAACCGCCGCCGCCCTGCCCGCTGGCACGACGAACGGCCCTGGGGTGGCTGTGAACCGGCGGCTGGCCAGCCTGCAGGTTCCCCATCGGCCCCAGCCGCTGGAGGTGATGGTGATCGAGCCAGCCAGCGGTGCCAACGGCCGTCTGGTGCTCATCTCCCACGGCCTGTGGGACAAGCCGACCAGCTTCGAGGGCTGGGGAACGCTGCTGTCCTCACGGGGCTACACCGTGGTGCTGCCTCGCCATCCCGGTAGCGACAGCAGCCAGCAGGAGGCGGTGCTGGCGGGCCAGGCGCCGCCGCCGGGCCCCGAGGAGCTGGCCCTGCGCCCGCAGGATCTGAGCGGCGTGCTCGATGCGGTGTTGGCGGGTCGGCTGGGCTTCGCCAGGCCTGTCGATGCCGAGCGGGTCGTGGTGCTGGGCCATTCCTGGGGGGCGACCACGGCCCTGCAGGTGGCCGGGGTGAGGCCCACCGACAGCAGCCTGCGCCAACGCTGCTCGAACGTGGATGATCCCGATCGAAACCTGAGCTGGACGCTGCAATGCAGCTGGCTGAAGGGTGCACAGAATGCCGCCCTCCGAGATCCCCGCGTCATTGCCGTGGGGGCTGTCAGCCCGCCGGTGTCGCTGCTGTTTCCCCGGGGCTCAGGCGGCGAATTGAGCGGCCGTGTGCTGCTGGTGAGCGGCAGCCGCGACTGGGTCGTGCCTCCCGATCCCGAAGCGATCCAGCCAATGCGTTGGGGCAAGACCCTGGGCAACCAACTGGTGCTAGTACAGGACGGGGATCACTTCAATCTGCGGCCTGGGCAGAACAGCGCAGGTGGTGCCGTGGGGCCGCTCCTGCTGGCTTGGACGGAAGCCGCCTTTGCAGCCGGTCCCGCAGTACGGCCGTCGCCGGGGGCTGCTCCTCTGCTGACCGGTCAGGCTTGGGGCAATGCCGACCTGCCGATGGCCGATGTCACCAGCCGCCTGGCGAGCCCCTGA
- the istB gene encoding IS21-like element helper ATPase IstB, whose product MAWIRCHWQSIASQAEGEGWSPSQFLYALCEQEVEQRQQARQQRLLRSAQLPWSKVLADYDHGGRIEAHRWQELEALSRQSEWLQRSENVLLFGPSGVGKTHLAIGIALAQIGLDQACRFYPATSLVQELQKARAEYNLPAALERLDRYPLLLIDDIGYVRRDEQESSVLFELICHRYERRSLLITANQPFTAWDEIFPSSSMTVAAVDRLVHHCHIVEISGDSHRRAQASRRSGSK is encoded by the coding sequence TTGGCATGGATCCGCTGCCACTGGCAGAGCATCGCCTCGCAGGCTGAGGGCGAGGGCTGGAGCCCCAGCCAGTTTCTCTATGCCCTCTGTGAGCAGGAGGTGGAGCAGCGCCAGCAGGCCCGCCAGCAACGGTTGCTGCGATCAGCCCAGCTGCCCTGGAGCAAGGTGCTGGCGGATTACGACCATGGCGGCCGAATCGAGGCGCACCGATGGCAGGAGCTGGAGGCTCTGAGCCGCCAGAGCGAGTGGCTGCAGCGGAGTGAAAACGTGCTCTTGTTCGGCCCCAGCGGTGTGGGCAAAACCCATCTGGCCATCGGCATCGCCCTGGCGCAGATCGGCCTGGATCAGGCCTGCCGCTTCTATCCCGCCACGAGCCTGGTGCAGGAGCTGCAGAAGGCCCGCGCCGAATACAACCTGCCGGCAGCGCTGGAGCGGCTGGATCGCTACCCGCTGCTGCTGATCGATGACATTGGCTATGTGCGGCGGGATGAACAGGAGAGCAGCGTGCTGTTTGAGCTGATCTGCCACCGCTACGAGCGCCGATCGCTGCTGATCACCGCCAATCAGCCGTTCACCGCCTGGGATGAGATCTTCCCCAGCAGCTCAATGACCGTGGCGGCGGTGGACCGGCTGGTGCACCACTGCCACATCGTCGAGATCAGCGGCGACAGCCACCGCCGCGCCCAAGCAAGCCGGCGCAGCGGCAGCAAATAG